The Bemisia tabaci chromosome 8, PGI_BMITA_v3 genome has a segment encoding these proteins:
- the TBC1D5 gene encoding TBC1 domain family member 5 has translation MIKNPAFDIKSNLKNLKINESIPSESSEESESVAVVSGVQKYLLEWENLSSGDEAKWKHLCASAKCGGLRTSYFRSVCWRLMLNILPASRPNTWSGIITSLRADYDALKKEHFISPREEDVPVSDHPLSQDTEQSKWHKYFCDNELKTVIKQDIIRTFPGVEFFRDLKIQEHMLNILFCYARKNPEMCYRQGMHEILAPILFVLNADTENFFCVRETEELSEIISQLMNPDYLEHDSFCIFSTLMQSIEIYYQTAGPVSSSGYFPTRIHVSTAVTENPVITQLNFIKDSILKPIDPDLESHLSELSIPFSTFGIRWLRLLFGREFEFEDLLVLWDALFSEGPRLSLINFIVVALLLSIRYNLLRCDYSECLSLLMKFPHSVSVVDIVRVAMQLRDDSQSERGLCPIYKVAPPVEQSSTQGARKKETIKQRPKTRPTSNRRTVIDGIAFNKNKTLKNLQDELSHMQMLLTICRDKLAQYHPVLDAGVLIGNTPARQAVEGLSQLHLLLDDYFARLEPKPVDPVTTNEIETAYEANEGPSILSNSPAPMSKAVNRGDLDRELKELPKRTCTEETQEKSSASEFPTVNPVGYR, from the exons ATGATTAAGAACCCAGCCTTTGACATCAAATCAAATCTCAAGAATCTTAAAATTAATGAATCAATTCCCAGCGAGTCCAGTGAGGAGAGCGAGAGTGTAGCTGTTGTATCAGGCGTTCAAAAATATCT GCTAGAATGGGAAAACCTGTCTTCTGGTGATGAGGCAAAATGGAAACATCTTTGCGCCTCTGCAAAATGTGGTGGATTACGTACATCTTACTTCCGAAGTGTTTGCTGGAGACTGATGCTAAATATCCTACCAGCTAGTAGGCCGAACACTTGGTCTGGAATAATTACAAGCCTACGCGCTGATTATGATGCCCTAAAAAAGGAGCATTTTATTTCTCCGCGGGAAGAGGATGTTCCAGTTTCTGATCATCCTCTGTCACAAGACACTGAG cAAAGCAAGTGGCACAAGTATTTCTGTGATAATGAACTAAAAACAGTCATCAAACAGGACATCATCAGGACTTTTCCAGGTGttgaatttttcagggatcTGAAAATTCAGGAGCACATGCTGAATATACTTTTTTGTTATGCAAGGAAAAATCCTGAAATGTGCTACCGACAG GGTATGCATGAAATTTTGGCGCCAATATTGTTTGTTTTGAATGCAGACacagagaattttttctgcGTTCGTGAGACAGAAGAATTAAG TGAAATTATCAGTCAGTTAATGAACCCAGACTACCTGGAACATGATagttt ttgCATATTCAGTACTCTAATGCAGTCCATTGAAATATACTACCAAACAGCCGGTCCAGTGAGTTCCTCTGGATACTTCCCTACTCGTATCCATGTGAGCACAGCAGTCACTGAAAATCCAGTCATAACGCAACTAAATTTTATCAAAGATTCAATATTAAAACCTATTGATCCTGATTTGGAAAGTCATCTATCTGAACTTAGCATTCCCTTTTCAACATTTGGCAT ACGGTGGCTCAGACTGTTATTTGGGCGAGAATTTGAGTTTGAAGATTTGCTAGTTCTGTGGGATGCGCTATTCTCGGAAGGGCCTCGCCTCTCGCTGATCAACTTCATTGTTGTGGCATTGCTACTAAGTATCCGCTATAACCTGCTACGTTGCGATTACTCGGAATGTCTGTCTTTACTCATGAAGTTTCCGCACAGTGTCAGTGTTGTTGACATTGTGCGTGTTGCAATGCAGCTGCGAGATGACAGCCAGAGTGAACGTGGCCTCTGTCCTATCTATAAAGTCGCTCCTCCTGTAGAACAGAGCTCGACTCAGGGAGCACGTAAGAAAGAGACTATCAAGCAGCGCCCAAAAACTAGACCAACGTCTAATCGTAGAACTGTGATAGATGGCATAGCCTTCAAT AAAAACAAGACCTTAAAGAACCTGCAAGATGAATTGAGTCACATGCAAATGCTCCTCACAATATGCAGAGATAAGTTGGCCCAATATCATCCAGTTCTAGATGCAGGTGTGCTCATCGGCAACACACCGGCGCGCCAAGCAGTGGAAGGTCTCTCCCAG tTGCACCTTCTTCTGGACGATTACTTTGCCAGATTAGAACCCAAACCAGTTGATCCTGTTACCACAAATGAGATTGAAACTGCTTACGAAGCCAACGAAGGTCCAAGTATCCTGAGCAACTCGCCCGCACCCATGAGTAAAGCTGTCAATCGAGGTGATTTAGACCGAGAGCTGAAAGAACTACCCAAACGCACATGTACGGAAGAGACACAAGAAAAGAGTTCCGCTAGCGAATTTCCCACCGTTAATCCAGTTGGTTATAGATGA
- the Nup54 gene encoding nuclear pore complex protein Nup54 — MSFGGFGTSAFGSTPAASTAGGFGTAGTTGSAFGNTTTTGFSGFGAASTASPFQSTGFGTSFGSAAPTTTSAPSLFSGFNQPKTTGTGTFGTTTFGAPATATSTSFGAPTTGFGGFGSNPTGFQNTGFGGTSFGTATTTASLFSGFGQTQTTTTGFSGFGGFGANKPLGTTQPSFSFGSALGGGTTGGLGGGSLFGQPQQQQQQQQQQQQQQTSGYSELVVNSILNCHIFGDERDQVLAKWNLLQAFWGTGKGYYAQNTPPVEYTPQNPLCKFKAIGYSCKTSNTNKDCQVILQFNKTDEDIRNQKNQLQTSLNALFGNKPNLSIIFDSIKPISETKSTVIFYVEEKLQTGATRRVPSSEIVSFMMQPVPKQQLTTMGVEDLFPFSPLDDESVKNYLANPPAGIDPRIWKQAQLENPDPDKYIPVPLVGWEAIRWRSKCQEHENKMHQAFLDRLAEDISELQAQHTRTAAKALEYKQSLLQLQHRLLKVLVKQEMTRNHGMALRPEEEALCSRLESLHHQLNMPSQFKGRLNELLAMMRLQFDETASTGTSGRYIMDPSMQTDIKQFLQMEQNGMMQLIEVYKNDREDIKTMCEGLRELKACKAGPSGAS, encoded by the exons atgtCTTTTG GTGGTTTTGGAACGAGTGCCTTTGGTAGCACACCAGCAGCATCAACAGCAGGTGGTTTCGGAACAGCAGGTACCACAGGAAGTGCCTTCGGGAACACAACAACGACTGGGTTCTCTGGATTTGGTGCAGCATCCACAGCTAGTCCTTTTCAAAGCACAGGTTTTGGGACAAGTTTCGGCTCAGCTGCACCGACCACCACTTCTGCTCCATCTTTATTCTCTGGTTTTAACCAACCCAAAACAACCGGAACAG gaaCTTTTGGTACGACAACCTTTGGAGCACCAGCAACAGCCACCTCTACAAGTTTCGgagctccaaccactgggtttGGTGGCTTTGGAAGCAACCCTACTGGTTTTCAAAACACTGGATTCGGTGGAACAAGCTTTGGCACCGCCACCACAACTGCATCGCTTTTCTCCGGTTTTGGTCAGACGCAAACAACCACCACTG GATTCTCTGGGTTTGGAGGTTTTGGTGCCAACAAACCCCTTGGCACCACACAGCCAAGTTTCAGTTTTGGTTCAGCCCTTGGTGGCGGAACCACAGGAGGTCTTGGAGGTGGATCACTTTTTGGTCAGCcgcaacagcagcagcagcagcaacaacaacagcagcagcagcagacGTCCGGCTACAGTGAGCTGGTTGTCAATTCTATCCTCAACTGTCACATCTTTGGCGATGAACGTGATCAAGTCCTAGCCAAGTGGAACCTCCTTCAAGCATTCTGGGGAACTGGCAAAG GTTATTATGCTCAAAATACTCCACCCGTCGAATACACTCCCCAAAATCCTCTGTGTAAGTTTAAAGCGATTGGCTATAGCTGCAAAACATCAAACACCAATAAAGACTGTCAAGTAATCCTTCAGTTTAACAAAACAGATGAAGACATTAG GAATCAAAAGAATCAATTGCAAACAAGTTTGAATGCTCTCTTTGGAAACAAGCCAAAccttagcataatttttgactCTATTAAACCAATCTCAGAGACGAAGAGCACAGTCATTTTCTATGtcgaagaaaaattacaaactg GTGCCACCAGAAGAGTTCCTTCCTCAGAAATCGTTTCATTCATGATGCAACCTGTACCGAAGCAACAGCTCACAACCATGGGAGTAGAAGATCTTTTCCCCTTTAGTCCGCTTGATGATGAATCCGTTAAAAATTATCTAGCAAATCCACCTGCAG gcATTGATCCCCGAATTTGGAAACAAGCTCAACTAGAAAACCCAGATCCAGATAAGTACATCCCTGTGCCATTGGTTGGATGGGAAGCTATCCGCTGGCGCTCAAAATGCCAAGAGCATGAGAACAAAATGCACCAAGCGTTTTTGGACAGACTTGCGGAGGATATCTCAGAGCTGCAGGCTCAACATACCCGCACCGCTGCTAAAGCATTGGAGTATAAACAAAGCCTGTTACAGCTACAGCACCGGCTGCTGAAG GTTCTTGTGAAGCAAGAAATGACACGAAATCATGGAATGGCATTACGACCAGAAGAAGAGGCTCTGTGTAGTCGGTTAGAAAGTCTTCACCATCAGCTTAATATGCCTTCTCAGTTCAAG GGTCGATTGAATGAGTTACTGGCAATGATGCGATTGCAATTTGATGAGACAGCGTCTACTGGCACCTCTGGCCGTTATATTATGGATCCCAGCATGCAAACTGATATCAAACAg ttcTTGCAAATGGAACAAAATGGAATGATGCAACTCATAGAAGTTTATAAAAATGACCGAGAGGACATCAAAACAATGTGTGAAGGACTCAGGGAACTAAAAGCTTGCAAAGCTGGTCCATCTGGGGCTTCATGA
- the LOC109044475 gene encoding coiled-coil-helix-coiled-coil-helix domain-containing protein 2, with protein MPRRGRSPSPSRGSYPARAAPARAAPTQPAVHQPPPSQPAMAQPQQPSLFKQMAATAGGVAVGSAVGHAVGHALVGGFGGGDRQPAEQQAAAPVQQYQQPAQQTGPCSWEIKQFLQCAESQSDLSLCSGFNEAIRACKEANGVAM; from the exons ATGCCACGACGTGGACGATCTCCATCTCCCTCCAG gGGATCCTACCCAGCTCGTGCTGCCCCAGCACGTGCTGCCCCAACGCAGCCAGCTGTACACCAACCACCCCCATCTCAACCAGCCATGGCCCAGCCCCAGCAGCCTAGTCTCTTCAAACAAATGGCTGCAACAGCTGGAGGAGTTGCCGTAGGATCAGCTGTC GGACACGCTGTTGGACATGCTCTTGTCGGTGGATTCGGCGGAGGTGACAGACAGCCAGCGGAGCAACAGGCAGCTGCTCCAGTCCAGCAGTACCAACAGCCAGCCCAACAAACTGGACCATGCTCATGGGAAATTAAGCAGTTCCTCCAGTGCGCTGAGAGCCAGTCTGATCTCTCTCTTTGCTCCGGTTTCAATGAAGCCATCCGTGCTTGCAAGGAAGCCAATGGTG ttgCCATGTAA